One segment of Methanolinea mesophila DNA contains the following:
- a CDS encoding ABC transporter substrate-binding protein has protein sequence MKKIVLGALLACIICMVLIAGCTQMQTSSAPPAVKEAKIGVVASLTGPASATGKDMWQSAMIAADEINANGGVYVKDLGAKIPIVLVQGDDESTREGGQKAVSRMISNDNVDVLVGGFSSAVTTAHQSIVADNKVPYIITGASSPTITRRTDVDTSYMYHFCPTTDDYGKQTTEFISEVIRPAINEKYGYSADRPLRLAIVYQDSPYGKGVLSAVEATIQREGLPIQLVSNESFKMGETDFRTLLTSVKATRPDAVYAAAFLNEQAPMIIQARRDVGLDTIFLAVECNDDPDYYSSLGQYGAGSVIESHFSPYTVPGGSTAAAATAFKEAYKSRWGGLPGMMGATTYEGVYIAANAIEQAGSLDKARVQDTLGSMSIPEIIETMQGGEISFTEEAHEAQFTLYMEQLYWDDSLQALRPKIVWPAGLKEADFVLPDWYQPGSP, from the coding sequence ATGAAGAAGATCGTGCTCGGTGCACTCCTTGCCTGCATAATCTGCATGGTCCTGATTGCCGGGTGCACGCAGATGCAGACTTCTTCGGCCCCGCCGGCGGTAAAAGAAGCTAAAATCGGGGTGGTCGCATCGCTCACAGGGCCCGCGAGCGCCACCGGCAAGGACATGTGGCAGTCGGCCATGATCGCAGCCGACGAGATTAATGCCAACGGCGGGGTGTATGTAAAGGACCTCGGGGCAAAGATCCCGATAGTGCTCGTCCAGGGTGACGACGAGTCGACCAGGGAGGGCGGCCAGAAAGCGGTATCCAGAATGATATCGAACGACAATGTCGATGTGCTCGTTGGGGGGTTCTCCAGTGCGGTCACTACGGCCCACCAGTCCATCGTCGCCGACAATAAAGTTCCTTACATCATTACCGGGGCCTCTAGTCCCACGATCACGCGAAGGACGGATGTCGATACGAGCTATATGTACCACTTCTGCCCTACCACGGACGATTACGGAAAACAGACGACCGAATTCATCAGCGAGGTAATACGGCCGGCGATAAACGAGAAGTACGGTTACAGTGCCGACCGACCCCTGCGGCTGGCGATCGTGTATCAGGACAGCCCCTATGGAAAAGGAGTACTTTCGGCGGTTGAAGCCACTATCCAGCGTGAGGGACTTCCGATCCAGCTGGTAAGCAACGAATCGTTCAAGATGGGGGAGACCGATTTCCGGACTCTGCTCACCTCGGTAAAGGCCACCAGGCCTGATGCGGTTTATGCCGCTGCATTCCTGAACGAACAGGCCCCGATGATCATCCAGGCCCGGAGGGACGTGGGGCTCGACACCATTTTCCTGGCGGTCGAGTGTAACGACGATCCCGATTATTACTCAAGTCTCGGCCAGTACGGCGCGGGCTCGGTCATCGAGAGTCATTTCTCACCGTACACCGTTCCGGGCGGGAGCACGGCCGCTGCTGCAACAGCCTTCAAGGAGGCATACAAGAGCAGGTGGGGAGGGCTTCCCGGGATGATGGGGGCCACGACCTACGAAGGTGTGTACATCGCCGCGAATGCCATAGAACAAGCCGGCAGCCTGGATAAGGCCCGGGTGCAGGACACGCTCGGGTCGATGAGTATACCGGAGATCATCGAGACCATGCAGGGAGGCGAGATATCCTTCACGGAAGAGGCCCACGAAGCACAGTTCACGCTCTATATGGAACAGCTCTACTGGGACGATTCTCTCCAGGCCCTGCGGCCGAAGATTGTCTGGCCTGCAGGTCTCAAAGAGGCGGACTTCGTCCTTCCCGACTGGTATCAGCCGGGATCCCCCTGA
- a CDS encoding HNH endonuclease: protein MIPGNPRFWESWSNRDRWIAKWWDELIRPGVRPGSCAWRFVSVLVAERYRWHCAICGIPCELEVHHKVPLCFGGNSEPSNLILLCRECHDREHMNKRAERMQFDSCQVKLFVDGDPGGQGQGCPDVTGKNSGDLSARAGEGREGA, encoded by the coding sequence ATGATTCCGGGTAATCCTCGTTTCTGGGAATCGTGGAGTAATCGCGACCGGTGGATTGCAAAGTGGTGGGACGAACTGATCCGTCCGGGAGTGCGGCCCGGGAGTTGTGCCTGGCGGTTCGTCTCGGTCCTGGTTGCCGAACGGTACCGGTGGCATTGTGCGATCTGCGGCATCCCCTGTGAGCTGGAAGTGCATCACAAGGTCCCGCTCTGCTTCGGCGGGAACTCCGAACCCTCCAATCTGATCCTCCTGTGCAGGGAATGCCACGACCGGGAGCATATGAACAAAAGAGCGGAACGGATGCAGTTCGACTCCTGCCAGGTAAAACTATTCGTGGATGGTGATCCGGGTGGTCAGGGACAGGGGTGTCCGGACGTAACGGGTAAGAACTCGGGAGACCTCTCCGCAAGGGCGGGTGAGGGGAGGGAGGGTGCGTAA
- a CDS encoding APC family permease, producing the protein MSEETGNEQKTGMSPPKILGVFALAMINVAAVLSIRNYPSMAMFGWACIGWYIIGTVLFLIPLSLAAAELATMLSDKGGGVYAWCREAFGDKGGFVAIFCEWSNNLVWFPTVLAFIAATLAYAISPVLQTDKIYLFVVMMIAFWGTTTIAYFGENVSTKFQNVGVILGSIIPSVLIIILGVWWIASGQQMVLPPFSPGEIVPTLNLATLPFFATVILLFAGMEMAGFHALETKNPKTDYPKAIALSAIIIFLCTVIATLAIAFVIPADDLSLAAGVMQALQYFFEAANIPWAVAPMAVLITIGGAVSLAAWLIGPAKGLGVVAVEGNLPPVFNRHNKYGSPVAVLLIQAGIGTFISLLYVFLPSVNQAYWILSAITVELLCIVYFTIFAAVIKLRYSKPDAPRPFKIPGGLAGIWIIGGMGAFGVMFSFLVGLMPTGEFTAAETVSYVLGILIGTFLLAVPPLIFLKMKKPSWVEEGAGE; encoded by the coding sequence GTGAGCGAAGAAACCGGTAACGAACAGAAAACAGGAATGTCACCCCCCAAGATCCTCGGGGTGTTCGCCCTGGCGATGATCAACGTCGCAGCGGTACTCAGTATCAGGAACTACCCCTCGATGGCGATGTTCGGGTGGGCATGCATCGGGTGGTACATCATAGGGACCGTGCTGTTCCTGATCCCTCTCTCCCTGGCGGCGGCGGAACTGGCGACCATGCTCTCGGACAAGGGGGGCGGCGTGTATGCATGGTGCCGGGAGGCCTTCGGGGATAAAGGCGGATTCGTGGCGATATTCTGTGAATGGTCGAATAATCTCGTATGGTTCCCTACGGTACTCGCCTTCATCGCCGCGACACTCGCGTATGCGATATCGCCCGTACTGCAGACCGACAAGATTTATCTGTTCGTCGTGATGATGATCGCGTTCTGGGGCACGACGACGATTGCATACTTCGGGGAGAACGTCTCCACGAAGTTCCAGAACGTGGGAGTGATCCTCGGAAGTATCATCCCTTCGGTCCTGATCATCATCCTCGGGGTCTGGTGGATCGCCTCCGGCCAGCAGATGGTGCTCCCCCCCTTCTCGCCCGGCGAGATCGTCCCCACGTTGAACCTGGCCACCCTGCCGTTCTTTGCAACGGTAATCCTGCTGTTTGCAGGCATGGAGATGGCAGGCTTCCACGCACTTGAGACGAAGAACCCGAAAACCGATTATCCCAAGGCGATAGCCCTCTCCGCGATTATCATCTTCCTCTGCACGGTCATCGCAACCCTGGCGATTGCCTTCGTAATTCCGGCAGACGACCTCAGTCTTGCCGCAGGGGTGATGCAGGCGCTCCAGTACTTCTTCGAGGCCGCGAATATTCCCTGGGCGGTCGCGCCGATGGCGGTGCTCATCACGATCGGCGGGGCGGTCTCGCTTGCGGCATGGCTCATAGGCCCTGCAAAGGGTCTTGGGGTCGTCGCGGTGGAGGGCAACCTTCCCCCCGTGTTCAACCGGCATAACAAGTACGGGTCCCCGGTAGCGGTCCTCCTGATACAGGCGGGGATCGGGACATTCATCTCCCTGCTGTACGTATTCCTCCCGTCGGTGAACCAGGCCTACTGGATCCTCTCGGCGATCACCGTTGAACTGCTCTGTATAGTATATTTCACGATCTTTGCCGCGGTGATCAAGCTACGGTACAGCAAACCGGATGCACCCCGACCTTTCAAGATTCCGGGAGGGCTAGCCGGAATCTGGATTATCGGGGGCATGGGGGCCTTCGGGGTAATGTTCTCGTTCCTTGTCGGGCTCATGCCGACGGGTGAGTTCACTGCAGCAGAAACGGTTTCCTATGTCCTTGGCATTCTGATCGGTACATTCCTGCTGGCGGTGCCCCCACTGATCTTCCTGAAGATGAAAAAACCGAGCTGGGTCGAGGAGGGGGCAGGCGAATGA
- a CDS encoding NADPH-dependent F420 reductase, with amino-acid sequence MKIAIIGKGHVGSSLGAGLARAGHEIRYGHRDPREPVSDAANWGELIIMAVPFGEVEHTVKEIGGAADGKILIDVTNPLDQNMELAIGFSTSNAENVQRMLPNARVIKAFNTVFAQNQSTARVGEHQLTAFVAGDDPDAKTTVMHLTKGMGYDPVDVGPLKSARYLEPMGIMIIGMAFKLGMGVNIGYKLLKG; translated from the coding sequence ATGAAAATCGCAATTATCGGCAAAGGGCATGTCGGGTCATCGCTCGGTGCGGGACTGGCGCGGGCCGGACATGAGATACGCTACGGGCACCGGGACCCACGGGAGCCGGTATCCGATGCGGCGAACTGGGGGGAACTGATCATTATGGCAGTACCGTTCGGGGAGGTGGAACATACGGTGAAAGAGATCGGAGGTGCGGCTGACGGGAAAATCCTTATCGACGTCACAAATCCCCTGGACCAGAACATGGAACTCGCGATCGGATTTTCAACTTCGAATGCGGAGAACGTCCAGAGAATGCTCCCGAACGCACGCGTAATCAAGGCATTCAACACGGTGTTTGCGCAGAACCAGAGCACGGCGAGGGTCGGGGAGCATCAGCTGACCGCGTTCGTTGCCGGCGACGATCCGGATGCCAAGACCACGGTGATGCACCTGACGAAAGGGATGGGATACGATCCTGTGGATGTGGGCCCTCTGAAAAGCGCCCGGTATCTCGAGCCGATGGGGATCATGATCATCGGCATGGCGTTCAAACTCGGTATGGGGGTAAATATCGGGTATAAACTGTTGAAAGGCTGA
- a CDS encoding NAD(P)-binding protein — translation MDRKQDPANPDDKSVLISGGGIAGLTLAILLRESGWTPLVIEKGPSLRTEGYIMDFFGTGWDVASTPSFS, via the coding sequence ATGGACCGGAAACAGGACCCCGCTAATCCCGACGACAAGTCGGTCCTCATATCGGGAGGCGGCATAGCGGGTCTCACGCTGGCCATTCTCCTCAGGGAGAGCGGATGGACCCCCCTGGTGATCGAGAAAGGACCCTCGCTCCGGACGGAGGGGTACATAATGGACTTTTTTGGAACCGGGTGGGACGTTGCAAGCACCCCGAGTTTTTCCTGA
- a CDS encoding ABC transporter ATP-binding protein, with amino-acid sequence MLTRDSLPQLRQCTMASAHDTTVPAPLLEFRDVTVMKEGKKVLDSLAVTLLEGEHIAILGPNGAGKSSFIKTITREYYPVNREDMIFRIWGRERWHVFDLRALLGVVSNDLQYTFTREISAREAVISGFFSSVGLFSQHVTCEMEEKTDRILEFLEISHLQDRLMTELSSGEARRFLIGRALVHDPKALILDEPTNSLDLHALHTFRRTLRKVAGSGTGIILVTHNLPDIIPEVSRVILMKDGRFWKDGPKRDILTASNMEALFSVPGVRVREEEGYFYATGY; translated from the coding sequence ATGCTCACCCGGGATAGTCTCCCGCAACTCAGGCAGTGTACAATGGCTTCCGCTCATGATACGACCGTTCCGGCCCCCCTGCTCGAATTCAGGGATGTCACCGTGATGAAGGAGGGGAAGAAGGTCCTTGATTCCCTCGCGGTTACCCTCCTGGAAGGCGAACATATCGCCATCCTTGGTCCGAACGGCGCGGGAAAATCCTCGTTCATCAAGACGATAACCCGGGAATATTACCCGGTGAACCGCGAGGACATGATCTTTCGGATCTGGGGCAGGGAACGCTGGCACGTGTTCGACCTCCGCGCACTCCTCGGCGTGGTCTCAAACGACCTGCAGTACACCTTCACCAGGGAGATTTCGGCAAGAGAGGCCGTAATTTCAGGATTTTTCTCAAGTGTGGGGTTGTTTTCCCAGCACGTCACCTGCGAGATGGAGGAGAAGACAGACCGGATACTCGAATTTTTGGAAATCTCCCACCTCCAGGACCGCCTGATGACCGAGTTATCCTCGGGAGAAGCCAGGAGATTTCTTATCGGGAGGGCCCTGGTGCATGACCCCAAGGCCCTCATCCTCGACGAACCGACCAACAGCCTCGACCTGCACGCGCTTCACACGTTCCGGCGTACCCTTCGCAAAGTGGCCGGGTCCGGGACCGGGATCATCCTGGTGACCCACAACCTCCCGGACATAATCCCCGAGGTGTCCCGGGTAATCCTGATGAAGGACGGCAGGTTCTGGAAAGACGGTCCGAAGAGGGATATTCTCACGGCATCCAACATGGAGGCCCTCTTCTCTGTGCCGGGCGTCCGGGTCAGGGAAGAAGAGGGATATTTTTACGCCACGGGGTACTGA